One genomic window of Indioceanicola profundi includes the following:
- a CDS encoding NADPH-dependent FMN reductase encodes MSKFKVAVIVGSNRRDSINRKLARAMTGLVESRLEFEFVGIDELPMYNADLEGNRPDSVNLFTSRIAAADAVFVVTPEHNRSIPAVLKNAIDWGSKPAGQNVWKGKPAAITGTSPGAIGTAVGQQHLRQILAVLGSTVMGGEAYISFKPDLIDASGAITNDSTRGFLQAYMDGFAELVSKLAPAR; translated from the coding sequence ATGAGCAAGTTCAAGGTGGCCGTGATCGTCGGCAGCAACCGCCGGGACTCCATCAACCGCAAGCTGGCCCGGGCCATGACCGGGCTGGTGGAGAGCAGGCTGGAGTTCGAGTTCGTCGGGATCGACGAACTTCCCATGTATAACGCCGATCTGGAGGGCAACCGGCCGGACAGCGTCAATCTTTTCACCAGCCGGATCGCGGCGGCGGACGCCGTCTTCGTGGTGACGCCGGAGCATAACCGCTCCATCCCCGCCGTGCTGAAGAACGCCATCGACTGGGGCTCCAAGCCGGCCGGGCAGAATGTCTGGAAGGGCAAGCCGGCGGCCATCACGGGCACCTCCCCCGGCGCCATCGGCACGGCGGTGGGCCAGCAGCATCTGCGCCAGATTCTGGCCGTGCTCGGCAGCACCGTGATGGGCGGGGAGGCTTATATCTCCTTCAAGCCCGACCTGATCGACGCCAGCGGCGCGATCACGAACGACAGCACCCGCGGCTTCCTCCAGGCCTATATGGACGGGTTCGCGGAGCTGGTGTCCAAGCTGGCGCCGGCGCGCTAG
- a CDS encoding oxidoreductase, with translation MSKVWFITGASRGIGREVARAALAAGDMVVATARNPQQVEAAFPGEADRLLALSLDVTEEGQSQAAVDAAVARFGRIDVLVNNAGFGQLGAFEEVGAEDIVRQYGTNVFGLFNVTRAVLPVMRRQRAGRIFNLSSMGGTKGFAGASVYCSTKYAVEGYSESLALEVAEFGIRVTIVEPGFFRTDFLDGSSVRYGSKVIEDYVPSSTARRAAYDQYSHRQAGDPAKLGRALVTLAGAAEPPLRYAAGTDALEGIAATLTARLEELERWRSLSASTDIVESAA, from the coding sequence ATGAGCAAGGTCTGGTTCATCACCGGCGCATCCCGCGGCATCGGCCGCGAGGTGGCCAGGGCGGCGCTCGCGGCCGGCGACATGGTCGTGGCCACCGCCCGCAATCCGCAGCAGGTCGAGGCCGCTTTCCCCGGCGAGGCCGACCGCCTGCTGGCCCTGTCCCTCGACGTCACGGAGGAGGGGCAGTCCCAGGCCGCGGTGGATGCCGCCGTGGCCCGCTTCGGGCGCATCGACGTGCTGGTCAACAATGCCGGCTTCGGCCAGCTCGGCGCGTTCGAGGAGGTCGGGGCGGAGGACATCGTCCGGCAGTATGGGACCAATGTGTTCGGCCTGTTCAACGTGACCCGCGCCGTGCTGCCGGTCATGCGGCGGCAGCGCGCCGGGCGCATCTTCAACCTGTCCTCCATGGGCGGGACCAAGGGCTTCGCCGGGGCGTCCGTCTACTGCTCCACCAAATACGCGGTGGAGGGCTATTCCGAGAGCTTGGCGCTGGAAGTCGCCGAGTTCGGCATCCGCGTCACCATCGTGGAGCCCGGCTTCTTCCGCACCGACTTCCTGGATGGCAGCTCCGTGCGCTATGGGAGCAAGGTGATCGAGGATTATGTGCCGTCCTCCACCGCCCGCCGCGCCGCCTACGACCAGTACAGCCACCGTCAGGCCGGCGATCCCGCCAAGCTGGGCCGGGCTTTGGTGACCCTGGCGGGTGCCGCCGAGCCGCCGCTGCGCTATGCCGCCGGCACCGATGCGTTGGAGGGGATCGCCGCGACCCTGACGGCGCGGCTGGAGGAGCTGGAGCGCTGGCGCAGCCTCTCCGCCTCCACCGACATCGTCGAAAGTGCCGCCTGA
- a CDS encoding YciI family protein produces the protein MHYALLCYHSEDVVCSWTKEEDEAVMAKLAVVQERLAAAGKLGPVVRLLPTTAATTLRKSSDPPLVIDGPFAETKEQLLGFYVVDVENLEEALEIARDLGRANPGGSYEIRPIGLFFPGQPAP, from the coding sequence ATGCACTACGCACTGCTTTGCTACCACTCCGAAGACGTCGTCTGCTCCTGGACCAAGGAGGAGGATGAGGCCGTCATGGCCAAGCTGGCCGTGGTGCAGGAACGGCTGGCGGCCGCGGGCAAGCTGGGTCCCGTGGTCCGGCTGCTGCCCACCACGGCCGCCACCACCCTGCGCAAGAGCAGCGACCCGCCGCTGGTGATCGACGGCCCCTTCGCGGAAACCAAGGAGCAGCTCCTGGGCTTCTACGTGGTCGACGTCGAGAATCTGGAAGAGGCGCTGGAGATCGCCCGCGACCTCGGCCGGGCCAATCCGGGCGGGTCCTATGAGATCCGGCCCATCGGCCTGTTCTTCCCCGGACAGCCCGCGCCATGA
- a CDS encoding SDR family NAD(P)-dependent oxidoreductase, with product MTRKIWFITGISRGFGYELAKAVLDKGDLVVGTTRDGTVPPQLAPHQLAHGGLTVLPLEMTDIGGIERTVAEAAGLHGRIDVLVNNAGYGLLGPVAGGTAAEIEHVFAVNVHGPLAVIRAALPLLRAQGRGHIVNISSIAGIAPAPGSGIYAATKAALWALSQSLAQEVAPLGLWVTVVSPGSFRTDFLSGRSMRRTAGDDGGYAESRRVLDLLAAKDGRQDGDPARGAQAIIQAVEADEPPLDLLIGADAYDRARVRLNRLDEDMERWEAVGRSTAHAA from the coding sequence ATGACCCGGAAAATTTGGTTCATCACCGGCATCTCGCGCGGCTTCGGCTATGAGCTGGCCAAAGCCGTTCTCGACAAGGGCGATCTGGTCGTCGGCACCACCCGCGACGGAACCGTTCCGCCGCAACTCGCCCCGCATCAACTCGCCCACGGGGGGTTGACGGTCCTTCCCCTGGAGATGACCGATATCGGCGGCATCGAGCGCACCGTGGCGGAGGCCGCCGGCCTGCATGGGCGGATCGACGTCCTGGTCAACAATGCCGGCTACGGGCTGCTCGGCCCCGTGGCCGGGGGCACGGCGGCGGAGATCGAGCATGTGTTCGCCGTCAACGTCCATGGTCCCCTGGCGGTGATCCGGGCGGCGCTGCCGCTGCTGCGGGCGCAGGGCAGGGGGCACATCGTCAACATCTCCTCCATCGCCGGCATCGCCCCGGCCCCCGGTTCCGGCATCTATGCCGCGACCAAGGCTGCGCTCTGGGCGCTGTCACAGAGCTTGGCGCAGGAAGTGGCCCCGCTCGGCCTCTGGGTCACGGTGGTGTCGCCGGGCTCCTTCCGCACGGACTTCCTGTCCGGCCGGTCCATGCGCCGGACGGCGGGGGACGATGGCGGCTATGCGGAAAGCCGGCGCGTCCTGGACCTGCTCGCCGCTAAGGACGGACGGCAGGACGGCGACCCGGCGAGGGGCGCGCAGGCCATCATCCAGGCCGTGGAGGCCGACGAGCCGCCGCTGGACCTGCTGATCGGCGCCGATGCCTATGACCGCGCCCGCGTCCGGCTGAACCGGCTGGACGAGGATATGGAGCGGTGGGAAGCCGTCGGCCGCAGCACGGCCCATGCGGCGTGA
- a CDS encoding SDR family oxidoreductase, translated as MTRNRTALVLGATGGIGGEMARRLASSGWAVRALHRRPAEASRATGPESGISWVQGDAMRASDVAAAAEGAGLIVHAVNPPGYRKWEELVLPMLDSSIQAARANGARILLPGTVYNYGPDAFPLIDEDAPQNPGTRKGRIRVEMERRLRVAAGQGPRVLIVRAGDFFGPQAANNWFSQGLVKPGRPVATITNPGRCGIGHQWAYLPDVAETMVRLVDRGDALPDFASFHMGGHWDADGTAMANAIRDAVPGRKPKIRAFPWRLVRLASPVVPLFRELGEMRYLWERPVRLDNSRLVAALGEEPHTPLAEAVRTTLSGLRSI; from the coding sequence ATGACACGGAATCGGACGGCGCTGGTGCTGGGGGCTACCGGCGGGATCGGCGGGGAAATGGCGCGGCGGCTTGCCTCAAGCGGTTGGGCCGTGCGGGCGCTGCACCGCCGCCCGGCGGAGGCGTCGCGCGCGACCGGGCCGGAAAGCGGCATCTCCTGGGTCCAGGGCGACGCCATGCGGGCATCGGATGTCGCGGCGGCGGCGGAAGGGGCCGGCCTGATCGTCCATGCCGTCAACCCGCCCGGCTACCGGAAGTGGGAGGAGCTGGTGCTGCCGATGCTGGACAGCAGCATCCAGGCGGCCCGTGCGAACGGCGCACGCATCCTGCTGCCGGGCACGGTCTATAATTACGGCCCCGACGCCTTCCCCCTGATCGATGAGGATGCGCCCCAGAACCCCGGGACCCGCAAGGGCCGCATCCGGGTGGAGATGGAGCGGCGGCTGCGGGTTGCGGCGGGGCAGGGGCCCCGTGTGCTGATCGTGCGGGCCGGCGACTTCTTCGGCCCGCAGGCCGCCAACAACTGGTTCTCACAAGGGCTGGTGAAGCCCGGCCGGCCGGTCGCGACGATCACCAATCCCGGCCGGTGCGGAATCGGGCATCAATGGGCCTATCTGCCCGATGTCGCCGAAACCATGGTGCGGCTGGTGGATCGGGGCGATGCGCTGCCGGATTTCGCCAGCTTCCATATGGGCGGCCATTGGGATGCGGACGGCACCGCCATGGCGAACGCGATCCGCGACGCCGTTCCGGGGCGCAAGCCCAAGATACGGGCCTTCCCCTGGAGGCTGGTCCGGCTGGCCTCCCCGGTCGTGCCGCTGTTCCGGGAACTGGGGGAGATGCGCTATCTCTGGGAAAGGCCGGTGAGGCTGGACAATTCGCGGCTGGTGGCAGCGCTGGGGGAAGAGCCGCATACGCCGCTGGCGGAGGCCGTCCGCACCACGCTGTCCGGCCTCCGCAGCATCTAG
- a CDS encoding VOC family protein — MTTAELEQPTETVQPEVKGGVVPYLVVEGAVKAGDFYARAFGAQEAGRHPVDEQGRTMHLHLWINGNSVMFSDPFPEHCGASVPAQGFTLHMQVEDVDGWWERAVAAGCEVVLPLQLMFWGQRYGQVRDPFGISWSLAAPMR; from the coding sequence ATGACCACAGCGGAACTCGAGCAGCCGACCGAAACCGTCCAGCCGGAGGTGAAGGGCGGGGTGGTGCCCTATCTGGTGGTGGAGGGGGCGGTGAAGGCCGGCGACTTCTATGCCCGCGCCTTCGGCGCGCAGGAGGCCGGCCGCCATCCGGTGGATGAGCAGGGGCGGACCATGCACCTCCACCTCTGGATCAACGGCAATTCCGTCATGTTCAGCGATCCCTTCCCGGAACATTGCGGCGCCTCCGTACCCGCCCAGGGCTTCACCCTGCACATGCAGGTGGAGGATGTGGATGGCTGGTGGGAGCGGGCCGTGGCCGCGGGCTGCGAAGTGGTTCTGCCGCTCCAGCTCATGTTCTGGGGGCAGCGCTACGGGCAGGTGCGGGACCCGTTCGGCATCTCCTGGAGCCTGGCGGCGCCGATGCGCTGA
- a CDS encoding alpha/beta hydrolase, which translates to MNKILAGVSAAALLTAATPAFAAEPVLEPKTQAFIDQLAKADLAPIYTLSYEDARKVLAGAQSSAIPSAATTVEDTSFPVGPTGSVKVRIVRPEGAKGTLPVVLYYHGGGWVLGDRNTHDHLIRELSAAANAAVVFVDYDRAPEVKYPDNIEQAYAAANYVAQHGAKLKLDGSRIAVAGDSAGGNMAAAVTLLAKSRKGPAFRHQVLFYPVTDDVSENGSYTRFADGPWLTTKAMHYFIDANYPEASRNEPTAFPLKASVEQLKGLPEATVIVAENDVLRDEGEAYAAKLAQAGVTVTSTRYNGTIHDFVMLNALADTPAAKGAIAQAGAALKSALAR; encoded by the coding sequence ATGAACAAGATTCTCGCCGGTGTTTCCGCCGCCGCACTGCTCACCGCCGCCACTCCCGCCTTCGCGGCGGAGCCGGTGCTGGAGCCCAAGACCCAGGCCTTCATCGACCAGCTCGCCAAGGCCGACCTGGCCCCGATCTACACGCTGAGCTACGAGGATGCCCGCAAGGTCCTCGCCGGCGCCCAGTCCTCCGCGATCCCCAGCGCCGCCACCACGGTGGAGGATACCAGCTTCCCCGTCGGCCCGACCGGAAGCGTGAAGGTGCGCATCGTCCGGCCGGAAGGGGCCAAGGGCACGCTGCCGGTGGTCCTGTACTATCATGGCGGCGGCTGGGTGCTGGGCGACCGGAACACCCATGACCACCTGATCCGTGAGCTGTCCGCCGCCGCCAATGCCGCCGTGGTCTTCGTCGATTACGACCGGGCGCCGGAGGTGAAGTACCCCGACAATATCGAGCAGGCCTACGCCGCCGCGAACTATGTGGCCCAGCATGGGGCCAAGCTGAAGCTCGACGGCTCCCGCATCGCGGTGGCCGGCGACAGCGCCGGCGGCAACATGGCCGCCGCGGTGACCTTGCTGGCCAAGAGCCGCAAGGGGCCGGCGTTCCGGCACCAGGTGCTGTTCTACCCGGTGACGGACGATGTGTCGGAGAACGGCTCCTATACCCGCTTCGCCGACGGGCCGTGGCTGACCACGAAGGCCATGCACTACTTCATCGACGCCAACTACCCCGAGGCGTCCCGGAACGAGCCCACCGCCTTCCCGCTGAAGGCCAGCGTGGAGCAGTTGAAGGGCCTGCCGGAGGCCACCGTCATCGTCGCCGAGAACGATGTCCTGCGGGATGAGGGGGAGGCCTATGCCGCCAAGCTGGCCCAGGCCGGCGTGACGGTCACCTCCACCCGCTACAACGGCACCATCCACGACTTCGTGATGCTGAACGCGCTGGCCGACACGCCCGCCGCCAAGGGCGCCATCGCCCAGGCCGGGGCCGCGCTGAAATCCGCCCTCGCCAGGTAA
- a CDS encoding LysR family transcriptional regulator, whose translation MEPNIQGSEFAQLRAFVAVADQASFSRAAEQLGISPSALSQTIRGLEERLGVRLLNRTTRSVAPTPAGDALLQRLRPAMADIAAAVGSVSRFRDRPSGTVRLHCSRLAGVIHLEPLLAVFHEAHPDIVLDITADDAVVDVVAGGFDAAIRPGEVIERDMVAVKVGREHRQIAVAAPAYVERHGMPATPRDLHAHSCVRWRWAGRPTPYNWEFCENGTWFEVAVEGPLIANCRSMMLRAALDGVGIAFLTNLEVAEHVAAGRLVPMLEAWSQPYPGYHICFPRQRQMAPALRAFIDFLRAADGTPRR comes from the coding sequence ATGGAGCCGAATATCCAGGGCAGCGAATTCGCCCAATTGCGCGCCTTCGTCGCCGTCGCCGACCAGGCGAGCTTCAGCCGCGCGGCGGAGCAGTTGGGCATTTCCCCCTCCGCCCTCAGCCAGACCATCCGCGGGCTGGAGGAGCGGCTGGGCGTCCGCCTGCTGAACCGCACCACCCGTAGCGTCGCCCCGACGCCGGCGGGCGACGCGCTGCTTCAGCGGCTGCGTCCCGCCATGGCGGACATCGCGGCGGCGGTGGGCAGCGTGTCCCGCTTCCGCGACCGCCCCTCCGGCACCGTCCGGCTTCATTGCAGCCGGCTGGCCGGGGTGATCCATCTGGAACCGCTGCTGGCCGTCTTCCATGAGGCCCATCCGGACATCGTGCTGGACATCACGGCGGACGATGCCGTGGTGGATGTGGTGGCCGGCGGATTCGACGCCGCCATCCGCCCAGGCGAGGTGATCGAGCGGGACATGGTGGCGGTCAAGGTGGGGCGGGAGCACCGCCAGATCGCCGTCGCCGCCCCCGCCTATGTGGAGCGGCACGGCATGCCGGCGACGCCGCGCGACCTGCACGCCCATAGCTGCGTCCGCTGGCGCTGGGCGGGACGGCCGACGCCCTATAACTGGGAATTCTGCGAGAACGGCACCTGGTTCGAGGTGGCGGTGGAGGGGCCGCTGATCGCCAATTGCCGGAGCATGATGCTGCGCGCCGCACTGGACGGCGTCGGCATCGCCTTCCTGACCAATCTTGAGGTGGCGGAGCATGTGGCCGCCGGCCGGCTGGTGCCGATGCTGGAGGCGTGGTCGCAGCCCTATCCCGGCTATCACATCTGCTTTCCGCGGCAGCGCCAGATGGCGCCCGCCCTGCGCGCCTTCATCGATTTCCTGCGCGCCGCCGATGGAACGCCGCGGCGCTGA
- a CDS encoding RNA polymerase sigma factor produces MTDPAWIDAALTAARPQAVGALLCYFRDLDAAEEAFQEACLRALKHWPQNGPPRDPAAWLIFVGRNVALDQVRRGSRQTALPPEEALSNLEDAEAEIAERMDGDRYRDDVLRLLFICCHPELPATQQIALALRIVCGLSVRQIARAFLVGESAMEQRITRAKSRIGGAGVPFEAPGAVDRAERLGAVAAMIYLLFNEGYSATGEAVAARAPLCDEAIRLARLLLRLFPAEPEIMGLAALMLIQHSRAPARFDTDGNIILLEDQDRSRWNPKPIAEALALIDKAMRHRTPGPYQIQAAIAALHARAARAEDTDWAQIDLLYGALERMQPSPVVTLNRAVAVAKARGPQAALDMVEPLASKLSGYFNFFGVRGALLLQLGRAGGAREAFDRAIALANTAAEAAHIRQHLDRLMKDSVS; encoded by the coding sequence ATGACCGACCCCGCCTGGATCGACGCCGCGCTGACGGCGGCCCGGCCCCAGGCGGTGGGGGCCTTGCTCTGCTACTTCCGCGACCTGGACGCGGCGGAGGAGGCATTCCAGGAGGCCTGCCTGCGGGCGCTGAAGCACTGGCCGCAGAACGGACCGCCGCGCGATCCGGCGGCCTGGCTGATCTTCGTCGGCCGCAACGTCGCCTTGGACCAGGTGCGCCGCGGCAGCCGGCAGACGGCACTTCCGCCGGAGGAGGCGCTGTCCAACCTGGAGGATGCGGAAGCCGAGATCGCCGAGCGGATGGATGGCGACCGCTACCGCGACGACGTCCTGCGCCTGCTTTTCATCTGCTGCCATCCGGAGCTGCCGGCCACCCAGCAGATCGCGCTGGCCCTGCGCATCGTCTGCGGCCTGTCCGTCCGCCAGATCGCCCGCGCCTTCCTGGTGGGGGAGAGCGCCATGGAACAGCGCATCACCCGTGCCAAGTCCCGCATCGGCGGGGCCGGCGTGCCCTTCGAAGCGCCGGGGGCGGTGGACCGGGCGGAGCGGCTGGGGGCCGTTGCCGCCATGATCTACCTGCTGTTCAACGAGGGCTATTCCGCGACGGGGGAGGCGGTGGCGGCCCGCGCGCCCCTGTGCGACGAGGCGATCCGGCTGGCCCGGCTGCTGCTGCGCCTGTTCCCGGCGGAGCCGGAGATCATGGGGCTTGCGGCGCTGATGCTGATCCAGCATTCCCGCGCACCGGCCCGGTTCGACACGGATGGCAACATCATCCTGCTGGAGGACCAGGACCGCAGCCGGTGGAATCCCAAGCCGATCGCCGAGGCCCTGGCCCTGATCGACAAGGCCATGCGCCACCGCACGCCCGGCCCCTACCAGATCCAGGCCGCCATCGCCGCCCTGCATGCCCGCGCGGCCCGCGCGGAGGATACGGACTGGGCGCAGATCGATCTGCTCTACGGCGCGCTGGAGCGCATGCAGCCCTCCCCCGTCGTCACGCTGAACCGGGCCGTGGCGGTGGCGAAGGCGCGGGGACCGCAGGCCGCGCTCGACATGGTGGAGCCGCTGGCGTCCAAACTGTCCGGCTATTTCAATTTCTTCGGCGTCAGGGGCGCGCTGCTGCTCCAGCTCGGCCGGGCGGGGGGGGCGAGGGAGGCGTTCGACCGCGCTATCGCGCTGGCCAACACGGCGGCGGAGGCCGCGCATATCCGCCAGCATCTGGACCGGCTGATGAAGGACAGCGTGTCCTGA
- a CDS encoding SRPBCC family protein, whose protein sequence is MTQDALTNSSASDDAAFTITREFDASREAVFRAWTEPEQLERWWGPVGFALTVAGIDPRPGGTFLYRMRNDAGFDMWGRFVYREIVRPERMVYVSSFSDPSGGIVRAPFSAEWPLETLSTMVFEDLGGRTRLHLHGVPINAAEAEIRTFKAGHESMRQGWGGTMDQLAAHLAG, encoded by the coding sequence ATGACCCAGGACGCCCTGACGAACAGCAGCGCATCGGACGATGCGGCCTTCACCATCACCCGCGAGTTCGATGCCTCCCGCGAGGCGGTCTTCCGCGCCTGGACGGAGCCGGAGCAGCTTGAACGCTGGTGGGGGCCGGTGGGATTCGCCCTGACCGTGGCCGGGATCGATCCGCGGCCGGGCGGCACGTTCCTCTACCGCATGCGCAACGATGCCGGCTTCGACATGTGGGGCCGGTTCGTCTACCGCGAGATCGTGCGGCCGGAGCGGATGGTCTATGTCAGCTCCTTCTCCGACCCCAGCGGCGGCATCGTCCGGGCGCCCTTCTCCGCCGAATGGCCGCTGGAAACCCTCAGCACCATGGTGTTCGAGGATCTGGGCGGGCGGACGCGGCTCCACCTCCATGGCGTGCCGATCAATGCTGCGGAGGCGGAAATCCGCACCTTCAAGGCGGGGCACGAATCCATGCGCCAGGGCTGGGGCGGGACCATGGACCAGTTGGCAGCACATCTGGCGGGGTGA
- a CDS encoding LysR family transcriptional regulator yields MSRTDPSWDLYRSFLAVLREGSLSGAARALNLTQPTIARHVAMLEDAVGCTLFLRSQRGLAATQAALELQPYAEALAATAAALVRAASGQGDAVRGTVRVTASEVVGAEVLPPILTTLHELHPGLVVELVLSNEVEDILQRDADIAVRMVEPVQQALVVRRIGDIPLGLHAHPAYLARRGTPRTLEELEHHSLIGFDRETPAIRNVLRRMPWLERTRFALRTDSDLAQLAAIRAGFGIGVCQVPLARREPRLVRLLPDRFALNLGTWLVMHEDLRSTPRCRAVFDGLASGLKSHLSP; encoded by the coding sequence ATGAGCCGGACCGATCCAAGCTGGGACCTGTACCGAAGCTTCCTGGCCGTGCTGCGAGAGGGTTCGCTGTCGGGGGCCGCCCGCGCGCTGAACCTGACCCAGCCCACCATCGCCCGCCATGTGGCGATGCTGGAGGATGCCGTGGGCTGCACCCTGTTCCTGCGCTCCCAGCGCGGGCTGGCGGCGACGCAGGCGGCGTTGGAGCTGCAACCCTATGCGGAGGCGCTGGCCGCCACGGCGGCGGCCCTGGTGCGGGCGGCGTCCGGCCAGGGGGATGCCGTGCGCGGCACGGTGCGCGTCACCGCCAGCGAGGTGGTGGGGGCGGAGGTGCTTCCCCCCATCCTCACCACCCTGCATGAGCTTCATCCCGGACTGGTCGTGGAGCTGGTCCTGTCGAACGAGGTGGAGGACATCCTGCAGCGCGACGCCGACATCGCGGTGCGGATGGTGGAGCCGGTGCAGCAGGCGCTGGTGGTCCGCCGCATCGGCGACATCCCGCTGGGGCTGCATGCCCATCCGGCCTATCTGGCCCGCCGCGGCACGCCCCGGACCCTGGAGGAGCTGGAGCATCACAGCCTGATCGGCTTCGACCGGGAAACGCCGGCGATCCGCAACGTGCTGCGCCGGATGCCGTGGCTGGAGCGGACCCGCTTCGCGCTGCGCACCGACAGCGATCTGGCCCAACTCGCCGCCATCCGGGCCGGCTTCGGCATCGGGGTCTGCCAAGTGCCGCTGGCCCGGCGCGAACCCCGGCTGGTCCGCCTGTTGCCGGACCGGTTCGCGCTGAACCTGGGCACCTGGCTGGTGATGCATGAGGATCTGCGCAGCACCCCGCGCTGCCGCGCCGTGTTCGACGGGCTGGCATCGGGGCTGAAAAGCCATCTCAGCCCCTGA
- a CDS encoding Atu4866 domain-containing protein has product MTIARGIATALTAVIFATLPAFAEKGTDMTEQSFVGMWVTADGHIRHELLPDGRYVEARGRREKAYQGSYTITGNHIDYVDDTGFTADGDFIDGVLHHAGMVLYRQR; this is encoded by the coding sequence ATGACCATCGCACGCGGCATCGCCACGGCCCTGACGGCCGTGATCTTCGCCACGCTTCCCGCTTTCGCCGAGAAAGGAACGGACATGACCGAGCAGAGCTTTGTCGGGATGTGGGTCACCGCAGACGGGCATATCAGGCACGAGCTGCTGCCCGACGGCCGCTATGTCGAGGCCCGCGGCCGGCGGGAAAAGGCCTATCAGGGCAGCTACACAATCACCGGCAACCATATCGACTATGTCGACGATACCGGCTTCACCGCCGACGGCGACTTTATCGACGGGGTCCTGCATCACGCCGGCATGGTGCTCTACCGCCAGCGCTGA
- a CDS encoding alpha/beta fold hydrolase — MKRLFAILLAALCPAAAWAQSADVPAYGAELEGFDYPHEVERFALTSQRQDLQMAFMDVAPTGQANGRTVVLLHGKNFCGATWEATIATLAEAGYRVIAPDQIGFCKSTKPERYQFSFDQLAANTHALLTSRGVERATIVGHSMGGMLASRYALMFPETVEQLVLVNPIGLEDWRAEGVPYAAIDQAYQNELKTSFDSIKAYQQRVYYDGDWRPEYDRWVAMLAGMYKGEGKERVAWNQALTSDMVFTQPVVHEFPRIQPPTLLLIGQTDRTAPGANRAPEDVAKRLGNYPELGRRAAEAIPNATLVEFPDLGHSPQVEAPDRFHEALLKGLAARAGK, encoded by the coding sequence ATGAAGAGGCTGTTCGCGATCCTGCTCGCCGCACTCTGCCCCGCCGCGGCGTGGGCCCAGTCCGCCGATGTCCCGGCCTATGGGGCGGAGCTTGAGGGGTTCGACTACCCGCACGAGGTGGAGCGGTTCGCCCTCACCTCCCAGCGGCAGGACTTGCAGATGGCCTTCATGGACGTGGCCCCGACGGGCCAGGCCAACGGGCGGACGGTGGTGCTGCTGCACGGCAAGAACTTCTGCGGGGCGACGTGGGAGGCCACCATCGCCACCCTGGCCGAGGCCGGCTACCGCGTGATCGCCCCCGACCAGATCGGCTTCTGCAAATCCACCAAGCCGGAGCGGTACCAGTTCAGCTTCGACCAGCTCGCCGCCAACACCCATGCGCTGCTGACCTCCCGCGGGGTGGAGCGGGCCACCATCGTCGGCCATTCCATGGGCGGCATGCTGGCGTCCCGCTATGCCCTGATGTTCCCGGAGACGGTGGAGCAGCTCGTCCTCGTCAACCCCATCGGGCTGGAGGATTGGCGGGCGGAGGGCGTGCCCTACGCCGCCATCGACCAAGCCTACCAGAATGAGCTGAAGACCAGCTTCGACAGCATCAAGGCCTATCAGCAGCGCGTCTATTATGACGGCGACTGGCGGCCCGAATATGACCGCTGGGTCGCCATGCTGGCCGGCATGTACAAGGGCGAAGGGAAGGAGCGCGTGGCCTGGAACCAGGCGCTGACCTCCGATATGGTGTTCACCCAGCCGGTGGTGCACGAGTTCCCCCGCATCCAGCCGCCGACCCTGCTGCTGATCGGCCAGACCGACCGCACGGCCCCCGGCGCGAACCGTGCGCCGGAGGATGTGGCGAAGCGGCTTGGCAACTATCCCGAACTGGGCCGCCGCGCGGCGGAAGCGATCCCCAACGCCACGCTGGTGGAGTTCCCGGACCTTGGCCACTCCCCCCAGGTGGAAGCGCCGGACCGCTTCCATGAGGCGCTGCTGAAGGGGTTGGCCGCCCGGGCCGGGAAGTAA
- a CDS encoding organic hydroperoxide resistance protein: MKTLYSTTATATGGRDGRAVTDDGLLSVALATPKELGGKGGATNPEQLFAAGYSACFIGALKFVGARDKIAVPADVTVTAQVGIGPRDDGEGFGLAVDLTVNLPGVDRAQAEELVARAHRVCPYSHATKGNIQVTTTIA; encoded by the coding sequence ATGAAGACCCTCTACTCCACCACCGCGACCGCCACCGGAGGCCGGGACGGCCGCGCCGTGACCGATGACGGGCTGCTCTCCGTCGCCCTCGCCACGCCCAAGGAGCTGGGCGGCAAGGGCGGGGCCACGAACCCCGAGCAGCTGTTCGCCGCCGGCTATTCCGCCTGCTTCATCGGCGCGCTGAAATTCGTTGGCGCCCGCGACAAGATCGCCGTGCCGGCCGACGTGACCGTGACCGCCCAGGTCGGCATCGGCCCGCGCGATGATGGCGAGGGTTTCGGTCTTGCCGTGGACCTCACCGTCAACCTGCCCGGCGTGGACCGCGCCCAGGCGGAGGAGCTGGTGGCCCGCGCCCACCGCGTCTGCCCCTACAGCCATGCCACCAAGGGTAACATCCAGGTGACGACCACCATCGCCTGA